One genomic region from Thermosipho affectus encodes:
- the cas1b gene encoding type I-B CRISPR-associated endonuclease Cas1b has product METLYVFTDGEIRKKNNAMYLIPKSEEKKPMIVPLKNVSSIMIFSEVSINKRFLEMLCKEEIPLHFFGYYGNYLGTFYPREKNKTGKTLLLQFEHYNDMEKRILIAKEILKAAVHNMLKVLRSFKELVYDEILYIEKIKSTLDKQTNIPALMAIEGNIRKRYYKAFGKIVGKKDFSFEERKRKPPKDEINALISYGNTILYNIVLSEIYKTSLEPQISFLHEPKNKKFSLQLDISEIFKPIIVDKVILYLVNNKIVQKSDFEPISDGIYLSKEGKKKFVLELEKRLEKTVEIYPNQKVSFKTVILHECYKLIRHLKGEENYRGFRDRG; this is encoded by the coding sequence ATGGAAACATTATATGTTTTTACAGATGGCGAAATCAGAAAGAAAAATAATGCGATGTATTTGATTCCAAAATCTGAAGAAAAAAAACCAATGATTGTTCCATTAAAAAATGTTAGTTCTATTATGATTTTTTCAGAAGTGAGTATAAATAAAAGGTTTTTAGAAATGCTCTGTAAAGAAGAAATACCATTGCATTTTTTTGGCTATTATGGAAATTATCTGGGAACTTTTTATCCAAGGGAAAAGAATAAAACGGGAAAGACATTGCTTTTGCAATTTGAACATTATAACGATATGGAAAAACGTATCTTAATTGCAAAAGAGATATTAAAAGCTGCTGTTCATAATATGTTGAAAGTTTTAAGGAGTTTTAAGGAACTGGTATATGATGAAATACTGTATATTGAAAAGATTAAATCAACGCTTGATAAACAGACAAATATTCCAGCTTTAATGGCTATTGAAGGAAATATAAGAAAAAGGTATTACAAAGCTTTTGGAAAGATAGTTGGTAAGAAAGATTTTAGTTTTGAGGAAAGAAAAAGAAAACCTCCGAAAGACGAAATAAATGCTTTAATAAGTTATGGAAATACAATTTTGTACAATATAGTGTTATCTGAGATTTATAAGACTTCTTTAGAACCTCAAATAAGTTTTCTACATGAACCTAAAAACAAAAAATTTTCTTTACAACTTGATATTTCTGAAATTTTTAAACCTATTATAGTTGATAAGGTAATTTTATATCTGGTAAACAATAAAATTGTCCAGAAATCTGATTTTGAACCGATAAGTGATGGAATTTATCTGTCAAAAGAAGGAAAAAAGAAATTTGTTTTAGAACTTGAAAAAAGATTAGAAAAAACAGTAGAAATATATCCAAATCAAAAAGTTTCTTTTAAAACTGTTATATTACATGAATGTTATAAACTTATAAGGCATCTCAAGGGTGAAGAAAATTATCGGGGTTTTAGGGATAGGGGGTGA
- the cas2 gene encoding CRISPR-associated endonuclease Cas2: MYVIMIYDVNRKRVSKVLRIARKYLRWVQRSVFEGRITEKDFNELRMEIQNIIVENEDSIYWYILKKEFVPYRHYIGEPKSTISSII; this comes from the coding sequence ATGTATGTTATTATGATTTACGATGTTAATAGAAAAAGGGTTTCAAAAGTTTTAAGAATTGCTAGAAAATATTTACGTTGGGTACAAAGATCTGTTTTTGAGGGTAGAATAACAGAGAAAGATTTTAATGAATTGAGAATGGAAATACAGAACATAATTGTTGAAAATGAGGATAGTATATATTGGTATATTTTAAAAAAAGAGTTTGTTCCTTATAGGCACTATATTGGTGAACCCAAATCAACAATTTCCAGTATTATATAG